A single Pseudomonas sp. DC1.2 DNA region contains:
- the pilQ gene encoding type IV pilus secretin PilQ, whose translation MNRIFSTVGISLWIALLSPMVQAANLKALDIATLPGDRVELKLSFDGAPPAPHGYTTESPARIALDLPGVVNKLANKNRELGGGNARSATVVEAKDRTRLIINLTQLTPYSTRVEGNNLFVVVGQGANSTASRAAASAPRTATAQAAPVKAYVPAGKAIRGVDFQRGTQGEGNVVIDLSDPTIAPDIQEREGKIVLGFARTQLPDPLRVRLDVKDFATPVQFVNASATGDRATISIEPTGAFEYSTYQTDNKLTVSIRPVTVDDLQKRNAERFAYTGEKLSLNFQDIDVRSVLQLIADFTNLNLVASDTVQGGITLRLQNVPWDQALDLVLKTKGLDKRKIGNVLLVAPADEIAARERQELESQKQIAELAPLRRELLQVNYAKAADIAKLFQSVTSSESKVDERGSITVDDRTNNIIAYQTQDRLDELRRIVAQLDIPVRQVMIEARIVEANVDYDKSLGVRWGGSLQNKGNWNTSGVSNGTNASSTIGTPGSTSTNSPFVDMGTASNTSGIGISFITNNVLLDLELTAMEKTGNGEIVSQPKVVTSDKETAKILKGTEIPYQEASSSGATSVAFKEASLSLEVTPQITPDNRIIMEVKVTKDEPDYLNKVQDVPPIKKNEVNAKVLVNDGETIVIGGVFSNTQSKVVDKVPFLGDVPYLGRLFRRDVVSEKKSELLVFLTPRIMNNQAIAVSR comes from the coding sequence ATGAACAGGATTTTTTCAACCGTCGGTATTTCGCTATGGATAGCGCTGTTGTCGCCGATGGTACAAGCGGCCAACCTCAAGGCCCTGGATATCGCAACACTGCCAGGAGATCGTGTTGAGTTGAAATTGTCGTTTGATGGGGCGCCTCCTGCTCCTCACGGCTACACCACCGAGTCTCCGGCGCGCATCGCACTGGATCTGCCAGGCGTGGTCAACAAGCTTGCGAACAAAAATCGCGAACTGGGTGGCGGCAATGCCCGCAGTGCTACGGTGGTGGAGGCCAAGGATCGCACGCGGCTGATCATCAACCTCACTCAACTGACGCCCTACAGCACCAGAGTTGAAGGCAACAACCTGTTTGTAGTGGTCGGACAGGGGGCTAACAGCACCGCTTCCAGAGCCGCCGCCAGCGCGCCGCGCACGGCCACCGCCCAAGCGGCGCCGGTGAAGGCCTATGTGCCAGCCGGCAAGGCCATCCGAGGCGTGGATTTCCAGCGTGGCACGCAGGGTGAAGGCAATGTAGTGATCGACTTGTCGGACCCAACCATTGCGCCCGACATTCAGGAGCGCGAAGGCAAGATCGTTCTTGGGTTTGCCAGGACCCAATTGCCTGACCCGTTACGCGTGCGTCTGGACGTCAAGGATTTCGCCACGCCAGTGCAGTTCGTTAACGCCAGTGCCACGGGTGACCGTGCCACGATCAGCATCGAGCCCACGGGTGCCTTTGAATATTCGACCTACCAGACCGATAACAAGCTGACGGTCAGCATCCGCCCGGTGACTGTCGATGACCTGCAAAAGCGCAACGCCGAACGTTTTGCTTACACCGGTGAAAAGCTTTCGCTGAACTTCCAGGACATCGATGTGCGCTCGGTGCTGCAACTGATCGCGGACTTCACCAACCTCAACCTGGTGGCCAGTGACACGGTGCAGGGCGGCATCACATTGCGTCTGCAGAACGTACCGTGGGATCAAGCGCTGGACTTGGTGCTGAAAACCAAAGGCCTGGACAAACGTAAGATCGGCAACGTGTTGCTGGTAGCGCCAGCGGATGAAATAGCTGCCCGCGAGCGCCAGGAACTGGAGTCGCAAAAACAGATTGCCGAACTGGCACCCCTGCGTCGTGAACTGTTGCAGGTCAACTACGCCAAAGCTGCGGACATCGCCAAGCTGTTCCAGTCAGTGACCAGTTCAGAATCTAAAGTCGACGAGCGCGGTTCAATCACCGTCGACGATCGAACCAACAACATCATTGCCTACCAGACCCAGGATCGCCTCGACGAGCTTCGCCGTATCGTCGCGCAACTGGACATTCCGGTGCGCCAAGTGATGATCGAGGCGCGGATCGTTGAGGCCAACGTCGATTACGACAAGAGCCTGGGGGTTCGCTGGGGTGGCTCGCTTCAGAACAAGGGCAACTGGAACACATCCGGCGTCAGTAACGGCACCAACGCTTCCTCGACCATAGGCACGCCTGGCAGCACCAGTACCAACTCGCCGTTTGTCGACATGGGCACCGCCTCTAATACCTCGGGGATCGGCATTTCCTTCATCACTAACAATGTCCTGCTGGACCTTGAGCTGACAGCGATGGAGAAAACGGGCAACGGCGAAATCGTCTCGCAACCGAAGGTGGTCACGTCCGATAAGGAAACCGCAAAAATCCTCAAGGGCACCGAGATTCCGTATCAGGAAGCCAGCTCCAGCGGTGCGACGTCCGTCGCCTTCAAGGAAGCCTCGCTGTCCCTGGAGGTGACACCGCAGATCACACCGGATAACCGCATCATCATGGAGGTCAAGGTCACGAAGGATGAGCCGGATTACCTGAACAAGGTGCAGGACGTTCCACCGATCAAGAAAAACGAAGTCAACGCCAAAGTGTTGGTCAACGACGGAGAGACCATCGTTATCGGTGGGGTTTTCTCAAATACTCAGAGCAAGGTTGTAGATAAGGTGCCATTTCTCGGCGATGTGCCGTATCTTGGCCGCCTTTTCCGGCGTGACGTGGTTTCGGAGAAAAAATCCGAGCTACTGGTGTTTCTCACTCCACGTATCATGAATAACCAGGCGATTGCTGTGAGTCGTTGA
- the aroK gene encoding shikimate kinase AroK: MRNLILVGPMGAGKSTIGRLLAKELRLPFKDSDKEIELRTGANIPWIFDKEGEPGFRDREQAMIEELCEFDGVVLATGGGAVMREANRRALHAGGRVVYLHASVEQQVGRTARDRNRPLLRTADPAKTLRDLLAIRDPLYREIADLVVETDERPPRMVVLDILDRLQQLPPR, from the coding sequence GTGCGAAATTTGATTCTTGTAGGACCGATGGGCGCTGGAAAAAGCACCATCGGCCGGTTGTTGGCAAAAGAGCTGCGCCTGCCGTTCAAAGATTCCGATAAGGAAATTGAATTGCGCACGGGTGCCAATATCCCGTGGATCTTCGATAAGGAAGGCGAGCCAGGCTTCCGTGATCGTGAGCAAGCGATGATTGAAGAACTGTGCGAGTTCGACGGCGTGGTGCTGGCGACGGGCGGCGGTGCAGTGATGCGCGAAGCCAATCGTCGGGCGCTGCACGCCGGTGGGCGAGTGGTTTATCTGCATGCATCCGTCGAGCAGCAGGTCGGCCGCACCGCCCGTGATCGTAATCGCCCGCTGCTGCGCACCGCCGACCCTGCCAAGACCTTGCGCGACCTTCTTGCGATCCGTGACCCTCTGTACCGTGAGATCGCCGATTTAGTGGTGGAAACCGATGAGCGGCCACCGCGAATGGTGGTCCTCGACATTCTCGACCGCTTGCAGCAGCTTCCTCCCCGTTAA
- the aroB gene encoding 3-dehydroquinate synthase yields the protein MQTLKVDLGERSYPIHIGEGLLDQPELLAPHVRGRQVAIISNQTVAPLYLERLTRSLAQFSVISVVLPDGEAFKTWETLQLIFDGLLTARHDRRTTVIALGGGVIGDMAGFAAACYQRGVDFIQVPTTLLSQVDSSVGGKTGINHPLGKNMVGAFYQPNVVLIDTATLNTLPARELSAGLAEVIKYGLICDEPFLTWLEENVDRLRALDQVALTYAIKRSCSAKAAVVGADEKETGVRATLNLGHTFGHAIETHMGYGVWLHGEAVAAGTVMALEMSARLGWISEQERDRGIRLFQRAGLPVIPPEEMSEADFLEHMAIDKKVIDGRLRLVLLRRMGEAVVTDDYPKEVLQATLGADYRALAQLKG from the coding sequence ATGCAGACACTCAAGGTCGATCTCGGCGAGCGCAGCTACCCGATTCATATTGGCGAAGGTTTGTTGGATCAGCCCGAGCTACTGGCCCCGCATGTTCGGGGACGGCAAGTGGCGATCATTTCCAACCAGACTGTCGCACCGCTCTATCTCGAACGTCTGACCCGCAGTCTTGCGCAGTTCTCGGTGATTTCGGTGGTGCTGCCAGACGGCGAAGCCTTCAAGACCTGGGAAACCCTACAGCTGATTTTTGATGGTTTGCTGACTGCACGACATGATCGTCGCACGACGGTCATCGCCCTCGGCGGCGGTGTGATTGGTGACATGGCCGGTTTTGCCGCGGCCTGCTACCAGCGCGGTGTCGATTTCATTCAGGTGCCGACCACGCTGCTGTCGCAAGTCGACTCTTCGGTGGGGGGCAAGACCGGGATCAACCACCCGCTGGGCAAGAACATGGTCGGTGCGTTCTATCAGCCCAATGTGGTGTTGATCGATACCGCGACCCTTAATACCCTGCCTGCTCGCGAATTGTCTGCGGGCCTTGCCGAAGTCATCAAGTACGGGCTGATCTGCGACGAGCCGTTCCTCACGTGGCTCGAAGAGAACGTTGATCGCCTACGGGCGCTGGATCAGGTGGCGCTGACCTACGCGATCAAGCGTTCCTGCTCCGCCAAGGCTGCGGTGGTTGGTGCCGATGAAAAAGAAACTGGCGTGCGCGCCACGCTCAATCTGGGGCATACCTTCGGCCACGCCATCGAAACTCACATGGGCTATGGTGTGTGGTTGCATGGTGAAGCTGTCGCTGCTGGCACCGTAATGGCGCTGGAAATGTCTGCGCGCCTGGGCTGGATCAGCGAGCAAGAGCGTGATCGCGGTATCCGCCTTTTCCAGCGCGCCGGCTTGCCGGTCATACCGCCCGAAGAGATGAGTGAAGCCGATTTTCTCGAACACATGGCAATTGACAAGAAAGTGATCGACGGTCGTTTGCGACTGGTGCTGCTGCGCCGCATGGGCGAAGCAGTGGTGACCGACGATTATCCGAAAGAGGTTCTACAGGCCACGCTGGGAGCGGATTACCGCGCCCTGGCTCAGCTTAAAGGTTAA
- a CDS encoding SPOR domain-containing protein, with protein sequence MTSLHADEAFLGHFQLSHDPFAPRVPGFKFFPAQRKPVLGQLHHLARYSQLLLVVTGPQGSGKTLLRQALVASTNKQSVQSVVVSARGAGDAAGVLRQVAQALNVAHAEIGAILAQVVQLALTGQEVYLLVDDAEQLDESALDALMALAAGAPEGRPHVFLFGESSLIAQLEALSLEEERFHVIELQPYTEEETREYLDQRLEGAGRGIELFTADQISDIHESSDGWPGNINQVARDAMIEAMIASRTAVKRPSMGFKMPKKHVLAISAVVVVAVAAAWLMPGRSKAPTTGAPANEQAQLPLGQGTPKPNVGGAPAVEFAGNSQPMPLPLVGNSQPVMRGPLAEAAGGITEGDDGVPVEGSSATPPTVTTVAPPAGIQPGPAPTSAAKPTPAPTQVATAKPAPAPVAKPAPAPAKPVVAAKPAEKPVVVAKAAGGNWYAGQAPGNYVVQILGTSSETTAQNFVKEQGGEYRYFKKVLNGKPLYVITYGNFANRDAAVTAIKALPAKVQAGKPWPRSVASVQQELATAR encoded by the coding sequence ATGACTAGTTTGCATGCCGACGAGGCTTTCCTCGGCCATTTTCAGTTAAGTCATGACCCTTTTGCTCCACGGGTGCCTGGCTTCAAATTCTTTCCGGCCCAGCGCAAACCGGTGTTGGGGCAGCTCCATCACCTGGCGCGCTACAGCCAGTTGCTGCTGGTAGTTACCGGCCCGCAAGGCAGCGGCAAGACCCTGCTGCGCCAGGCGTTGGTGGCCAGCACCAATAAGCAGTCCGTGCAAAGCGTGGTGGTGTCTGCTCGTGGCGCGGGGGATGCGGCGGGTGTGCTGCGTCAAGTGGCTCAGGCGTTGAACGTCGCCCATGCCGAAATCGGCGCGATTCTGGCTCAAGTGGTGCAGTTGGCTCTTACGGGGCAGGAAGTCTACTTGCTGGTGGATGACGCCGAGCAACTGGATGAATCCGCGCTCGATGCGTTGATGGCCCTGGCCGCTGGTGCGCCGGAGGGTCGGCCGCACGTTTTCCTGTTTGGCGAGTCGTCGCTGATTGCTCAACTGGAGGCTCTAAGCCTCGAGGAAGAGCGTTTTCACGTCATCGAATTGCAGCCGTACACCGAGGAAGAAACCCGTGAATACCTGGACCAGCGTCTTGAAGGTGCTGGCCGGGGTATCGAACTTTTCACCGCCGATCAGATCTCTGATATTCACGAAAGCTCCGACGGTTGGCCTGGCAACATCAACCAGGTTGCCCGCGATGCAATGATCGAAGCAATGATAGCCAGCCGCACAGCGGTGAAGCGTCCAAGTATGGGGTTCAAGATGCCGAAGAAACACGTATTGGCGATTTCCGCCGTCGTCGTGGTCGCGGTGGCCGCCGCCTGGTTGATGCCGGGTCGCAGCAAGGCGCCGACTACCGGCGCACCGGCCAATGAGCAGGCGCAACTGCCGCTCGGCCAAGGCACGCCAAAACCCAATGTCGGTGGCGCTCCAGCCGTGGAGTTCGCCGGTAACTCGCAGCCGATGCCGTTACCGCTGGTCGGTAACTCGCAACCGGTCATGCGCGGTCCTTTGGCTGAAGCAGCCGGCGGTATTACCGAAGGCGACGATGGCGTGCCAGTCGAAGGTTCGAGCGCTACACCGCCAACCGTGACCACCGTTGCGCCGCCTGCCGGTATTCAGCCTGGTCCTGCACCCACGTCGGCGGCCAAGCCGACACCGGCGCCGACTCAGGTCGCTACCGCCAAGCCTGCGCCAGCACCCGTGGCCAAGCCGGCGCCAGCGCCAGCCAAGCCAGTCGTTGCCGCCAAACCTGCCGAGAAGCCGGTTGTCGTGGCCAAAGCCGCTGGTGGCAACTGGTACGCCGGCCAAGCACCGGGTAACTATGTGGTGCAGATCCTCGGCACCAGCTCCGAAACCACTGCGCAAAACTTCGTCAAGGAGCAGGGCGGCGAGTACCGCTATTTCAAGAAAGTCCTCAACGGCAAGCCGCTTTACGTCATCACCTACGGTAACTTCGCTAACCGCGATGCTGCTGTTACCGCGATCAAGGCCTTGCCAGCGAAGGTTCAGGCTGGTAAACCTTGGCCTCGCTCTGTCGCCAGCGTCCAACAAGAACTGGCAACAGCTCGCTGA
- the gltB gene encoding glutamate synthase large subunit: MKAGLYQPDEFKDNCGFGLIAHMQGEPSHTLLQTAIEALTCMTHRGGINADGKTGDGCGLLIQKPDVFLRAIAQETFGVELPKQYAVGMVFFNQDPVKAQAARENMNREILAAGLHLVGWRKVPIDTSVLGRLALERLPQIEQVFIGGEGFSDQDMAIKLFSSRRRSSVANAADTDHYICSFSHKTIIYKGLMMPADLTAFYPDLRDQRLQTAICVFHQRFSTNTLPKWPLAQPFRFLAHNGEINTITGNRNWAVARRTKFANDLMPDLEELGPLVNRVGSDSSSMDNMLELMVTGGIDLFRGVRMIIPPAWQNVETMDPDLRAFYEYNSMHMEPWDGPAGVVMTDGRYAVCLLDRNGLRPARWVTTKNGFITLASEIGVWNYQPEDVIAKGRVGPGQIFAVDTETGQILDTDAIDNRLKSRHPYKQWLRKNALRIQATMEDNDHGSAFYDVDQLKQYMKMYQVTFEERDQVLRPLGEQGYEAVGSMGDDTPMAVLSQRVRTPYDYFRQQFAQVTNPPIDPLREAIVMSLEICLGAERNIFQESPEHASRVILSSPVISPAKWRSLMNLDRPGFERQIIDLNYEESVGLEAAIRNVADQAEEAARAGRTQIVLTDRHIGPGKLPIHASLATGAVHHRLTEKGLRCDSNILVETATARDPHHFAVLIGFGASAVYPFLAYEVLGDLIRTGEVLGDLYEVFKNYRKGITKGLLKILSKMGISTITSYRGAQLFEAIGLSEEVCDLSFRGVPSRIKGARFVDIEAEQKALAAEAWSPRKPIQQGGLLKFVHGGEYHAYNPDVVNTLQAAVQQGDYSKFKEYTALVDNRPVSMIRDMFKVKTLDTPLDISEIEPLESVLKRFDSAGISLGALSPEAHEALAEAMNRLGARSNSGEGGEDPARYGTIKSSKIKQVATGRFGVTPEYLVNAEVLQIKVAQGAKPGEGGQLPGGKVNGLIAKLRYAVPGVTLISPPPHHDIYSIEDLSQLIFDLKQVNPKALVSVKLVAEAGVGTIAAGVAKAYADLITISGYDGGTGASPLTSIKYAGAPWELGLAETHQTLRGNDLRGKVRVQTDGGLKTGLDVIKAAILGAESFGFGTAPMIALGCKYLRICHLNNCATGVATQNEKLRKDHYIGTVDMVINFFTYVAEETREWLAKLGVRSLEELIGRTDLLEILEGQTAKQRHLDLTPLLGSDHIPADKPQFCQVERNPPFDKGLLAEKMVEMATSAINDKSGADFSLDICNCDRSIGARISGEIARKHGNQGMANAPITFRFNGTAGQSFGVWNAGGLNMYLEGDANDYVGKGMTGGKLVIVPPKGSAYKTQDSAIIGNTCLYGATGGKLFAAGTAGERFAVRNSGAHTVVEGTGDHCCEYMTGGFVCVLGKTGYNFGSGMTGGFAYVLDQDNTFVDRVNHELVEIQRISGEAMEAYRSHLQRVLDEYVAETDSEWGRNLAENLDDYLRRFWLVKPKAANLKSLLSSTRANPQ; the protein is encoded by the coding sequence ATGAAAGCAGGTCTGTACCAACCAGATGAATTCAAGGATAACTGCGGTTTTGGCCTGATAGCCCATATGCAGGGCGAGCCCAGTCATACCCTTTTGCAAACGGCCATTGAGGCCCTGACCTGCATGACCCACCGCGGTGGGATCAATGCCGACGGCAAGACTGGTGACGGTTGCGGTCTGCTGATTCAAAAGCCGGACGTATTCCTGCGTGCCATCGCCCAGGAAACCTTCGGCGTCGAACTGCCCAAGCAATATGCCGTGGGCATGGTCTTCTTCAACCAGGACCCGGTTAAAGCCCAAGCAGCTCGCGAGAACATGAACCGCGAGATCCTGGCCGCCGGGCTGCACCTGGTTGGCTGGCGCAAAGTGCCAATCGACACCAGCGTCCTTGGACGCCTGGCCCTTGAGCGCTTGCCGCAGATTGAGCAAGTGTTTATTGGCGGTGAAGGTTTCAGCGATCAGGACATGGCGATCAAGCTGTTCAGCTCACGTCGTCGTTCGTCCGTGGCCAACGCCGCCGATACCGACCACTACATCTGCAGCTTTTCGCACAAGACCATCATTTATAAAGGCCTGATGATGCCGGCGGATCTGACCGCCTTCTATCCAGACCTCCGCGACCAGCGCCTGCAAACCGCGATCTGCGTGTTCCACCAGCGTTTCTCTACCAACACCCTGCCGAAATGGCCGCTGGCTCAGCCGTTCCGCTTTCTCGCCCACAACGGCGAGATCAACACCATCACTGGCAACCGCAACTGGGCCGTGGCCCGTCGTACCAAGTTCGCCAACGACCTGATGCCCGACCTCGAAGAGCTCGGCCCATTGGTCAACCGCGTCGGTTCCGACTCCTCAAGCATGGACAACATGCTTGAGCTGATGGTCACCGGTGGCATCGACCTGTTCCGTGGCGTGCGAATGATCATTCCGCCTGCGTGGCAGAACGTCGAAACCATGGACCCGGACCTGCGGGCGTTCTACGAATACAACTCGATGCATATGGAACCCTGGGACGGCCCGGCCGGCGTGGTGATGACCGACGGTCGTTACGCGGTGTGCCTGCTCGACCGTAACGGCCTGCGCCCGGCGCGTTGGGTCACCACCAAAAACGGTTTCATCACTCTGGCGTCCGAAATCGGTGTCTGGAACTACCAGCCTGAAGACGTGATCGCCAAGGGCCGTGTCGGTCCGGGTCAGATCTTTGCTGTGGACACCGAAACCGGGCAGATCCTCGACACCGACGCCATCGATAACCGCTTGAAGTCGCGGCATCCCTACAAGCAATGGCTGCGCAAGAATGCCCTGCGCATCCAGGCAACCATGGAAGACAACGACCACGGTTCGGCTTTTTACGACGTGGACCAGCTTAAGCAATACATGAAGATGTACCAGGTCACGTTTGAGGAGCGCGACCAGGTGCTGCGTCCGCTCGGCGAGCAAGGCTACGAAGCGGTCGGCTCGATGGGCGACGATACGCCGATGGCCGTGCTGTCCCAGCGTGTGCGCACGCCGTATGACTATTTCCGTCAGCAGTTCGCGCAGGTCACCAACCCGCCGATCGACCCGCTGCGTGAAGCCATCGTCATGTCGCTGGAAATCTGCCTCGGTGCCGAGCGCAATATCTTCCAGGAATCGCCGGAACACGCTTCGCGCGTGATCCTCAGTTCGCCGGTGATTTCCCCGGCCAAATGGCGTTCGCTGATGAACCTCGATCGTCCGGGCTTCGAACGCCAGATCATCGACCTCAACTACGAAGAAAGTGTTGGCCTCGAAGCCGCGATCCGCAACGTTGCCGATCAGGCTGAAGAAGCTGCGCGCGCGGGTCGCACTCAGATCGTGCTGACCGACCGCCACATTGGCCCTGGCAAGTTGCCTATCCACGCATCCCTCGCCACCGGCGCGGTACACCACCGTCTGACCGAAAAAGGCCTGCGCTGCGACTCCAACATTTTGGTGGAAACCGCCACTGCGCGTGATCCGCACCACTTCGCGGTGTTGATCGGTTTCGGCGCCTCGGCGGTCTATCCGTTCCTGGCCTACGAAGTGCTGGGTGACTTGATCCGCACCGGTGAAGTGCTGGGCGACCTCTATGAGGTGTTCAAGAACTACCGCAAAGGCATCACCAAAGGGCTGCTGAAGATCCTGTCGAAGATGGGTATCTCGACCATCACCTCGTATCGCGGTGCGCAACTGTTCGAAGCCATCGGCCTGTCCGAAGAAGTCTGCGACCTGAGCTTCCGTGGCGTGCCGAGCCGCATCAAGGGCGCGCGTTTCGTCGACATCGAAGCCGAGCAGAAAGCCTTGGCCGCCGAAGCCTGGAGCCCGCGCAAGCCGATCCAGCAAGGTGGCCTGCTGAAGTTTGTCCACGGTGGTGAATATCACGCCTACAACCCTGACGTGGTCAACACCCTGCAAGCCGCTGTGCAGCAAGGCGACTACAGCAAGTTCAAGGAATACACCGCGCTGGTGGACAACCGTCCGGTGTCGATGATCCGCGACATGTTCAAGGTCAAAACCCTGGACACACCGCTGGATATCAGCGAAATCGAACCACTGGAGTCGGTGCTCAAGCGCTTCGATTCCGCCGGTATTTCGTTGGGCGCCCTGTCGCCGGAAGCTCACGAAGCCCTGGCCGAAGCCATGAACCGCCTCGGTGCGCGTTCCAACTCCGGCGAAGGCGGTGAAGACCCGGCCCGTTACGGCACCATCAAGAGTTCGAAAATCAAGCAAGTCGCGACCGGCCGTTTTGGCGTGACCCCGGAATACCTGGTCAACGCCGAAGTGCTGCAAATCAAAGTCGCTCAGGGCGCCAAGCCCGGCGAAGGTGGTCAGTTGCCGGGCGGCAAGGTCAATGGTCTGATCGCCAAGCTGCGTTATGCGGTGCCGGGCGTGACCCTGATTTCGCCACCGCCACACCACGACATCTACTCGATTGAAGACTTGTCGCAGCTGATTTTCGACCTCAAGCAAGTCAACCCCAAGGCACTTGTCTCGGTGAAGCTGGTGGCCGAAGCAGGCGTCGGCACCATCGCCGCCGGTGTGGCCAAGGCCTACGCCGACTTGATCACCATTTCCGGCTATGACGGCGGTACGGGTGCATCGCCGCTGACCTCGATCAAATACGCGGGCGCTCCGTGGGAACTCGGCCTGGCCGAAACTCACCAGACCCTGCGTGGCAATGACTTGCGCGGCAAAGTCAGGGTTCAAACCGATGGCGGCCTGAAAACCGGCCTCGACGTGATCAAGGCGGCGATCCTCGGCGCTGAAAGCTTCGGCTTTGGCACCGCACCAATGATCGCCCTCGGCTGCAAATACCTGCGCATCTGCCACCTGAACAACTGCGCCACCGGCGTCGCGACTCAGAACGAAAAGCTGCGCAAGGATCACTACATCGGCACCGTCGACATGGTGATCAACTTCTTCACCTACGTCGCCGAAGAAACCCGTGAGTGGCTGGCCAAGCTGGGCGTGCGCTCCCTCGAAGAGCTGATCGGTCGTACCGACCTGCTGGAAATCCTCGAAGGTCAGACCGCCAAGCAGCGACATCTGGACCTGACTCCGTTGCTCGGCAGCGATCACATCCCGGCGGACAAACCACAGTTCTGCCAGGTCGAGCGCAACCCGCCCTTCGACAAAGGCCTGCTGGCCGAAAAAATGGTCGAGATGGCCACCTCGGCCATCAACGACAAGAGCGGTGCCGATTTCTCTCTGGACATCTGCAACTGCGACCGCTCGATCGGCGCACGCATCTCCGGTGAAATCGCTCGTAAGCATGGCAACCAAGGCATGGCGAACGCGCCGATCACCTTCCGCTTCAACGGCACAGCGGGTCAGAGCTTCGGTGTGTGGAACGCTGGTGGCCTGAACATGTACCTGGAAGGCGATGCCAACGACTACGTCGGCAAAGGCATGACGGGCGGCAAACTGGTCATCGTTCCGCCTAAAGGCAGCGCCTACAAGACGCAGGACAGCGCGATCATCGGCAACACCTGCCTGTACGGCGCCACCGGCGGCAAGTTGTTCGCCGCGGGCACCGCGGGCGAGCGTTTCGCGGTGCGTAACTCCGGCGCTCACACCGTGGTTGAAGGCACCGGCGATCATTGCTGCGAGTACATGACCGGTGGTTTTGTCTGCGTCCTGGGCAAGACCGGTTACAACTTCGGCTCAGGCATGACCGGCGGTTTCGCCTACGTGCTTGACCAGGACAACACCTTCGTTGATCGGGTCAATCACGAGCTGGTGGAAATCCAGCGGATCAGCGGCGAAGCGATGGAAGCCTATCGCAGCCACCTGCAACGTGTGCTGGACGAATACGTCGCGGAAACCGACAGCGAATGGGGTCGTAACCTCGCTGAGAACCTCGATGACTATCTGCGTCGTTTCTGGCTGGTCAAGCCCAAGGCTGCCAACCTGAAATCGTTGCTTTCCAGCACCCGTGCCAATCCGCAGTGA